A genomic segment from Clostridia bacterium encodes:
- the sigK gene encoding RNA polymerase sporulation sigma factor SigK: MFNYLVLGALILSLLKGISLLVSYLSNNAFPQPLSEEEEARYISLMLQGDEEARNMLIEHNLRLVAHIIKKFEGTGEDNDDLISIGTIGLIKAINTFNPSKGTRLATYAARCIENEILMHLRSIKKTKGEVSIHDPIGVDREGNEITLIDVLGTDQDIVADTVELLHEQERVLAKLKTLTARERNVLIMRYGLFNSFRKTQREIAKKLGISRSYVSRIEKRALEKLTKEITSENHEA, from the coding sequence ATGTTTAATTACCTGGTCTTAGGTGCTCTAATTCTTTCCCTCCTAAAAGGCATTTCATTACTGGTGTCCTACCTTAGCAACAATGCTTTTCCCCAACCTCTGTCAGAAGAAGAAGAAGCCCGTTACATTTCATTGATGCTGCAGGGAGACGAGGAAGCCAGGAACATGCTCATCGAGCACAACTTGCGTTTAGTGGCCCATATCATCAAGAAATTCGAAGGTACAGGCGAGGATAATGATGACCTTATCTCTATCGGAACCATTGGTTTAATTAAAGCAATTAATACCTTTAATCCCAGTAAAGGCACCAGGCTCGCTACATATGCCGCCCGCTGCATTGAAAACGAAATTCTCATGCACCTCCGCTCCATCAAAAAGACCAAGGGAGAAGTGTCCATTCACGATCCCATTGGGGTGGACCGGGAAGGTAATGAAATCACTTTAATCGATGTACTAGGCACCGATCAAGATATCGTAGCCGACACAGTAGAACTGCTGCACGAGCAAGAACGAGTCCTGGCTAAATTAAAAACCCTCACGGCCCGGGAAAGAAATGTTTTGATCATGCGTTACGGCTTATTTAACAGCTTTAGAAAAACACAGCGAGAAATCGCCAAGAAACTAGGGATTTCTCGCTCCTATGTATCAAGGATTGAAAAACGGGCCTTAGAAAAACTGACTAAGGAGATTACCTCCGAAAACCATGAAGCTTGA
- a CDS encoding YqeG family HAD IIIA-type phosphatase, which produces MFKLLRPHLYVNRLEDIPLAELAEKGIRGLIIDLDNTVTEWNSNFIQEKVRAWFEQLPQYNLKPCLVSNNSHGRVRKVAEQLGVPFISKAGKPRRRAFRKAMEMLGLDPQVTAVIGDQVFTDVLGGNRLRLMTILVVPLTKKEFIGTRFMRQLEKLVLSGMAKRT; this is translated from the coding sequence ATGTTCAAACTGTTAAGACCTCATTTGTATGTAAACCGGTTGGAGGATATTCCTTTGGCCGAACTGGCGGAAAAGGGTATCCGGGGTCTAATCATTGATCTGGACAACACGGTGACGGAATGGAACAGCAATTTTATCCAGGAAAAAGTGCGGGCTTGGTTTGAGCAGCTGCCGCAATACAATTTAAAACCATGCCTGGTTTCCAATAACAGCCACGGCAGGGTGCGGAAGGTGGCGGAACAGCTGGGGGTGCCTTTCATTTCTAAAGCGGGCAAACCTCGCCGCAGGGCTTTCCGGAAAGCCATGGAGATGCTCGGGCTGGATCCCCAGGTCACCGCGGTGATTGGGGATCAGGTGTTTACGGATGTCTTAGGAGGCAACCGGTTGAGGTTGATGACGATTCTGGTGGTACCTCTCACCAAGAAAGAATTCATCGGTACCAGGTTCATGCGGCAGTTGGAGAAGCTGGTCTTATCCGGTATGGCGAAGAGAACATGA